In Strigops habroptila isolate Jane chromosome 2, bStrHab1.2.pri, whole genome shotgun sequence, one genomic interval encodes:
- the TAF13 gene encoding transcription initiation factor TFIID subunit 13 isoform X2 translates to MADEEEDAPFEEDAEEAGGGLDGGQGKRKRLFSKELRCMMYGFGDDQNPYTESVDILEDLVIEFITEMTHKAMSIGRQGRVQVEDIVFLIRKDPRKFARVKDLLTMNEELKRARKAFDEANYGS, encoded by the exons ATGGCTGACGAAGAGGAGGACGCGCCG TTTGAAGAAGACGCGGAAGAAGCTGGAGGGGGCTTGGACGGCGGGCAAGGCAAGAGGAAAAGGCTGTTCTCCAAAGAAC taaGATGCATGATGTATGGATTCGGGGATGACCAGAACCCTTACACAGAGTCAGTGGACATTCTTGAGGACCTGGTAATAGAGTTTATCACGGAAATG ACACACAAGGCCATGTCAATTGGGCGGCAGGGTCGTGTACAGGTTGAGGACATTGTCTTTCTGATACGCAAGGACCCCCGGAAGTTTGCCAGAGTTAAAGACCTCCTAACTATGAATGAAGAACTGAAACGAGCCAGAAAGGCCTTTGATGAAGCAAACTATGGATCTTGA
- the TAF13 gene encoding transcription initiation factor TFIID subunit 13 isoform X1: MADEEEDAPFEEDAEEAGGGLDGGQGKRKRLFSKERESSPARKPGAALPVRCMMYGFGDDQNPYTESVDILEDLVIEFITEMTHKAMSIGRQGRVQVEDIVFLIRKDPRKFARVKDLLTMNEELKRARKAFDEANYGS; the protein is encoded by the exons ATGGCTGACGAAGAGGAGGACGCGCCG TTTGAAGAAGACGCGGAAGAAGCTGGAGGGGGCTTGGACGGCGGGCAAGGCAAGAGGAAAAGGCTGTTCTCCAAAGAACGTGAGTCGAGCCCGGCCAGAAAGCCCGGCGCCGCGCTGCCGG taaGATGCATGATGTATGGATTCGGGGATGACCAGAACCCTTACACAGAGTCAGTGGACATTCTTGAGGACCTGGTAATAGAGTTTATCACGGAAATG ACACACAAGGCCATGTCAATTGGGCGGCAGGGTCGTGTACAGGTTGAGGACATTGTCTTTCTGATACGCAAGGACCCCCGGAAGTTTGCCAGAGTTAAAGACCTCCTAACTATGAATGAAGAACTGAAACGAGCCAGAAAGGCCTTTGATGAAGCAAACTATGGATCTTGA